The sequence ATGTCGCCGTCGACAATCTCGTCCATAGCCATCGAGATGGTATCGGCACCGGAAAGCCCGATGGTGATGTCATCGACATCCTGGACGGCAAGCACGCGATTGTGCTGGCCACGCAGCATGCTATTGATGTCGCAGGCGCGCTTGGAGGCAAGCGAAGCGAGCAGGAAGCGGTTGTGATCGGTCTTCTCCAGAAGATCGTCAATGCAAGGCTTTACAACGGACACGGACCTCAGATCCTTTCATGCATATCGAGAACGCGAACGAGCTCATCGGTCGCGCGGTCGAGATCGTCATTCACCACGACGTCGTCGTAGCGGTCGGCAAGGGCAAGCTCATCGGCGGCGTTTGCCATACGCAGCTCAATCGTCTCGGGCGTCTCGGTACCGCGACCGACTAGACGCTCGCGAAGCACCTCGAGCGAAGGTGGCTTGATAAAGATCAGCACGGCCTCGGGGAAACGCTCCTTCACCTGCAGGGCGCCCTGGACATCGATCTCCAAAATCAGAGATGCGCCAGAGGCGAGCTTGGATGTGACCTCGCTCACCAACGTGCCGTAGCAGTTACCGTGAACCTCGGCCCACTCAACAAACTCACCGTTTGCCACGCGGCGGTCGAACTCCTCGCGCGTCAGAAAAAAGTAGTTGACGCCGTCGACCTCACCTTTGCGTGGTGCTCGCGTGGTAGCCGAAACCGTCAGGCCCAGGTTCGAGCGGCGCTCGCGCACACGAGTGACGAGCGTACCCTTGCCTGCTCCTGACGGTCCAGAAATCACAAAGAGCTTGGAATCCTGAGCGCTCACTTATTTGGTCAGCTGCTCGAGGAGCTGCTCGCGCTGACGGACGCCGAGGCCCTGGACGCGACGGGTAGCGGAGATACCGAGCTCCTCCATGATCTTGGCGGCCTTGGCCTTGCCATAACCAGGGAGAGACTCGATGAGGGTGGAAACCTTCATGCGGGAAGCGATGGGGTCATCGGAGTTGAGCACGGACTCGAGGGACTTCTCGCCCTTCTTGATCTGCTCGCGAAGCTCAGCGCGGGCGTGACGTGCGGCAGCAGCCTTCTCAAGAGCCTGCTTGCGCTGCTCATCGGTAAGCTGAGGGAGTGCCATTCGTACCTCCAAATAGTTGGGTTATATCTGATTCAATAATTGGCATTTTAGCACGTAGAACGTACAAAATGCCCAATCGCGGCTCCATAGGTTAGACGATACCCGCAAAAAGTGCAATATACTGCGCCCAAAGTTAAGCCCCTGACCTGCGATTCCACACAAAGGATGGGAAAGTTTACGCAGGTACAGGGGCTATTTTGTGCTAATGAGACCCAAAAGTGGTGACTTAGGGGAATCTTTTACGCGACGTTTTCGACCAGCTCGGCGACAATGGCGTCAAAGGTGGCAACCGGATCGTCGGCGCCGGTGATGGGTCGGCCCACCACAATGTGGCTTGCGCCACGCTCGATAGCCTGGGAAGGCGTCGCCACGCGGGACTGGTCGCCTAAGGCGGCACCCACCGGACGCACACCCGGAGTCACGATCAGGGCATCGGGACCCAGCAGCTCACGCATGTCGTGAGCCTCCATCGGCGAGCACACGATGCCATCGATGCCGTTGGCCTGAGCGAGCTTTGCCAGGCGGGCGGCCTCCTCGGCCACGGGCGACTCGACGCCAATCTCGCTCAAGGCATCCTGATTCATGCTCGTGAGCACGGTGATGGCGACGAGCTTGGCGCGGTCCTCGCGCGCCTCCTCGGCACCCTCGCGGCAGGCAGCGAGCATGGCGCCCGAACCCAAGCCGTGAACCGAGAGCAGGTCGGCACCGGCAAGCGAGGCCGAACGGGCGGCACCGCGAACCTGATGCGGAATATCATGGAACTTAAGGTCAAGGAAGACCTTAAAGCCCAGGTCCTTAAAGGTCTTGACGATCTCGGGGCCCTCAGCGTAATAGAGCGTCATGCCAACCTTGAGCCAGGCGGCATGGCCCGAAAGCTCGTGGGCAAGCTCGAGCGCACGCTCACGGTCGCAGTCGAGGGCGACGATTACGCGGTCGCGGGCATCGGTCTCTAGCATTCGAAAGCACCTACCAGTTCGTTGATGTCCTTTACGCCCTGGGACTCGGCCCAGGCCTCGAGCTCATGCGCGATCTTGAGCGAAGCGCACGGATCGACGAAGTTGGCCATACCGACCGACACGCAGGTGGCGCCGGCCAGGATAAACTCGGCCGCATCTTCTCCGGTCATGACACCGCCGACACCGTTGATGGGGATATCGACGGCCTGGGCAACCTCCCAGACCATGCGCACGGCGATGTGGTGGCACAGCGGGCCCGAAAGGCCGCCCTTGGGCTTGGCCACGCGGGACTTGCGGGTATGGACGTCGATGGCCATGCCCTGGATAGAGTTGATGACTGAAAGGCCGTCGGCACCGGCAGCCTCGAGGGCCCTGGCGATCTCGGCGACGTTGACCGGCGCCATCTTCACGAACAGCGGCTTATCGGTCACCTTACGGCAGGCAGCCATAACGGAAGAGGCGCCCTCGGGCGTGGAGCCCATGGCGGCACCGCCGGCGGCGATATTAGGGCAGCTCACGTTGATCTCGTAGCCGGCAGCCCAGGGACACAGCTCGACATACATCTCGAGCGCGCGGACAAACTCCTCGACGGAGTGACCGGCGACCTGGCAGATGACCTGGCAACCGTCCTTGGAGAGCTGCTCGAGCCACGGACCGGACTCGCGAGCAAAGGCAGCCACACCAGGGTTCTGAAGGCCCACGGAGTTGATCATGCCGCCCGGGATCTCGGCCATGCGGGGCGCGGGGTTGCCGGGCCAGGGCTCGGCAGCGCAACCCTTGGTGGTGATGGCGCCCAGCTGGGAAACATCAAAGAAGTTCTGGAACTGCCAACCGTAGCCAAAGGTACCGGCTGCGGTGTTGATGGGGTTCTGCATCTTGACGCCGCCGAAATCGACGGCCATGTTCACGGTACCCACTAGAAGACCACCACCTTGGAAGCATCGAACACGGGGCCGCACATGCAAGCACCCTTCATACCGTCGACCGTCTCGACATTGCAGGTGTTGCAGGCGCCAAAGCCACAGCTCATCATGCGCTCGAGCGACACCTCGCAGTAGGCACCGGCCTCGGCGGCAGCGGCGGCGACCTTCTTCATCATGACGGCGGGACCGCAGCTGGCGACATAGTCGTAGCCGCCCTCGCCGAGCAGCTCGGCGGCAGGATCGGTGCAAAAACCGTGCGTGCCGAGCGAACCGTCGTCAGTGCAAACGTTGACCGTGTCGCACAGAGCGCGGAACTCATCGATGCCCACGGCCTTGGACGCGGTGCCAAAGCCCAGGCACACGTCGACGGCCACACCCTGCTCGGCAAGCATGCCGGCGAGGCACAGCACGGGCGGAACGCCGATGCCGCCGGCGACGAGCAGGGCCTTCCTGGTGCCCTCGGGTACCATCCAGCCACGGCCACCGGGGCCCAGCAGGTTAGAGGTGGAGCCGGGGGCCATCTGCGACAGACGACGGGTGTCGTCACCCACGACGGCGTACCACAGCTCGACGGTACCGGCCTGGGCGTCGGCGCGATAGAAGCTCAGGGGCACGCGAAGCAGCGAGGACGCATCGCCGGGCACGGCAATGTTCACAAACTGACCGGGCTTGAGCGCACTTGCAAGCTTGGGGGCCGAGATGACGAGCGAGAAGATGCCGTCGGCGATCTCCTGGTTCGAGACGACCTCGAAGTCGTGCATGCGTGCAGTGGAAGGTGTGGGCATAGACGCTCCAATCCCCCATGCGATTGCATGGTCAAAACGAACAGAAAGCGCGGCACCGCAAGGGCACCGCGCACAAAAGCGATAAGGCTATGCTAGCAGATGCAGCCGTCGGCGAGCGTCTGCTTACCGCCGACAAACACATCGGTGGCACGACCGGTAAGCGTGCGGCCGGCAAAACCGGAGTTCTCGGCGCGCGACTCGTAACCGTCCTCGCCGACCGTCCAGGTGGCAGAGGGGTCGAACACGGTCAGGTCGGCAACGGAGCCCGCCTTGACCTGAACCTGGTCGAGGCCCAGGATCTCACGCGGCTTGATGGCCATGAGCTCGACCATACGGCCCACGCTCATCTTGCCCGTGTTGACCAGCTCGGTGAGCACGAGCGACAGCGAGGTCTCGAGACCGATCATGCCAAAGGGCGCAAGCTCGAACTCGCGGGCCTTCTCCCACGGGGTGTGGGGAGCGTGATCGGTGACGATAACGTCGACGGTGCCGTCGATGACGCCCTGACGGATGGCCTCGGCATCCTCCTCGGTACGCAGCGGCGGATTGACCTTGAGCGAGGTGTTGTAGGTCTCGTCCAGGTCGTTCTCGGTCAGGAACATGTGATGCGGGGTGGCCTCGCAGGTAACCTGAACGCCAGCGGCCTTACCGGCACGCACGATCTCCAGGCCATGGGCGGTGGAGATGTGCTGGATGTGCAGCTTGGCACCGGTCAGCTTGGCGATCTCGATGTCGCGGGCGATCTGGAGCTCCTCGCCGGCAGCCGGCCAGCCCTCGAGAGCCAGGCGGGTCGAGACCTTGCCCTCATTGATCTGGCCGTGGCCGACCAGGTCCTCGTCCTGGCAGTGGCTCATAAAGACCTTGCCGAACATCTTGCCGTAGTCCATGCAGCGACGGAGCATGCCTGCGCCCTGCACGCCGCGACCGTCGTCGGTGAAGGCGACGGCGCCGTGGGCGACCATATCGCCCATTTCGGACATGGCCTCGCCCTTAAGACCGCGGGTCATGGCGCCCGACGGATAGACGCGGCAGTGGCCGACCTCGGCAGCGCGGGACTTGACAAACTCAACGACGGTACCGTTGTCGGTAACGGGGTCGGTGTTGGGCATGGCGCACACGCCGGTAAAGCCGCCCTTGGCAGCTGCGCGGGTGCCGCTCTCAATGTCCTCTTTGACCTCGTAGCCGGGCTCGCGCAGGTGGACGTGCATGTCCACCAGGCCGGGGACGAGGTACTTGCCGGAAAGGTCGCGGACCTCGGCTCCCTCGACGGCGAGATTCTCGCCGACCTCGGCGATCTTATCGCCGTCAATCAGGACGTCAACGACACCGTCAAGCTCGACGGACGGGTCGACGACGTGGGCATTCTTAAGAAGCAAGGCCATTATCGGCACCTCCAAGCAGCAGATACAGGATAGCCATACGCACGCAGATACCGGCGTAGACCTGCTCCAGGATGACGGAGCGTTGCGGGTGGTCGGCCATATAGGAGTCGAACTCGACGCCGCGGTTGATGGGGCCCGGGTGGCAGATAATCGCATCGGGCTTCATGAGCTTCTCGCGGTCCTTGGTCAGACCGAAGAGCTTGTGGTACTCACGAATGGTCGGGAACGGGGCACCCTCGAGGCGCTCCTGCTGCACGCGCAGCATGTAGACGACGTCCAGCTCGGGCAGGACGGAATCGAGGTCGCTCGTCACGTGGTCGCAGCCCAGGACCTCGGGCGCCGGCGGCAGCAGCGTGCCGGGGGCGACGGCGTAGGTCTCGCAGCCCATGATCTTAAGGGCGGGGATCAGCGAACCGCAAACACGGGAGTGCGCGATATCGCCGACGATGGCGACCTTCAGACCGTGGAAGTCGCCCTTGTGCTCCCAGATGGTGTACAGGTCGAGCAGGGCCTGCGTGGGATGGTTGTGCTTGCCGTCGCCGGCGCAGATGACGCTCGCGGGCGAGTTCTGCGTGACGATGTAGGGAGCACCGGCGTGCTTATCTCGCACGACGATGCAGTCGATCTTATAGGCGTTAAGGGTCTCGACGGTGTCGACGAGGCTCTCGCCCTTGACCGTGGAGGTCGAGGAGCCGCCAAAGTTGAGGCTGTCGGCCGAAAGACGCTTCTCGGCGAGCTCGAAGGAGCTGCGGGTGCGCGTCGAGGGCTCGTTGAACATGTTGACGATGGTCTTGCCCTTGAGCGTGGGGACCTTCTTGATCGCACGCTCGTTGACCTCGGAGAACGCCTTGGCGGTCTCGAGGATGAGCTTGATGTCCTCTTCGGAGTACTCGGTAATGTCGATCAGGTGCTTATGGTTGAACGCCACGGTACTACTCACCTCCCAGCGGCGCGGAGCCCACGTGGGAACCCGGCGCGACGTCGTTAATCTCGACAGCGGTGTGGCCGTCGACTTCCTTCATATATAGGTGCACGTTCTCCTCATGCGACGAGGGAACGTTCTTGCCGACAAAGTCCGGCGAGATGGGGAGCTCGCGGTGGCCGCGGTCAACGAGGACTGCCAGCTCGATGCGGCTCGGACGGCCCAGGTCCATGACGGCGTCGAGAGCGGCGCGAATGGTACGGCCCGTATACAGGATGTCGTCCACCAGCACGACGCGCTTGCCGTCGACGCTAAAGGGAATGTTGGTGGCGTGGATCGCGGGAGCGAAATTGGTAGCGTAGTCATCGCGGTAGAAGCTGATGTCGAGGCTGCCGAGCGGAACGTCGACGCCCTCGATCTCCTTGATCTCCTCGGCGAGCTTCTTTGCCAGAAGGTCGCCGCGCGTGACGATGCCGACCAGAGCGAGGTCTTCACAGCCCTCGTTGCGCTCGAGAATCTCGTGCGCGATGCGGGTCATCGCTCGATTGACGGCGGTCTCGTCCATGATGACCGCCTTGGGGGAAGTCGTGCCCATCGATCTCCTTCCTCACATGTCTTGACTGCTGACACAGTCAAAAAAATAGATGCCCGACCGCTCAAAGCGGACCAGACACCCACAGGAAGGGCTGCTCTTTGGCAGCTATGTAATTCCATGTGGGTATCTCGTACCCCTTTAATGGTCAAGGGATAGTGTAGCCAACCTCGAGCTTAATTGCGAGCATAAATACAGGGCAATCCGTAAACGGAGCCCAATGCTCAATAAACCTATATATATTTGTGGGACGAGCTTGAAAACGTACGCACGAGCTGGCATAATCCCCTCTGCTGCACGCAAATCGGATCTACGTCCAGGGCCGTGGCGTGAGCACTATCGCCAAAAGAGAAATATCTCTGTGTAGATTACGCACAGGGAACTGCTTCTGTGCTATAGTTCAGGCTTGTTTGTTAACGCGACATGTTCGTTTGTCGCCCAAGGAGGGTCAGTTATGTCCAAAGTTTGCGAAGTTTGCGGTAAGCACCCCGTTGCCGGTCGCTCCATCAGCCACTCTCACCGCGTCACCAACCGTAAGTTCCGCCCCAACATCCAGCGCGTCTACGTTGTCGTCGATGGTCACCGTCGCAAGATGAACGTTTGCTCCACCTGCCTCAAGTCCGGCAAGGTTGCGCGCTCCTAAATAAGGTCTTACCAACAAGTACCTCGGACTCTCCGGGTCAAAGACCTCGCGTTCACATAGAACTTACCAAAGGCGCCCTCCCCTACGGAGGGCGCCTTTTTGCACTCATTGGGGACAGACTTACATGAGTGTTTTCACGCATTGGGGACAGACATGACGCATGCCAGCGGCACACCGACTGGCTCCGGCCCCTATCTCACGCTGCATCCTTCCAGCCTGCAGTAGCCTTGGTCACGCTTGTGGCGCCAATACCGGTGATACGGGCAATTTGCTTGACCGTGAGATGTGCCCGCCTGAGCCTCAGCAGGCAGGCATCGCGTTCGGGGCGTGGCAGGGCCTTGAGCAGCGCAGGATCTATGCTCGGCAGGACTTCGCGCGCAACGGAAAGAGCCTCCTCATCGGGGATCCTCCGGCGCGGAAGAACCTCCACTGACCAGATGCGCCCGCCAACTTTCTTGAGATGCTCGCAATAGCGACGGGAGCCTCCGACAACATCGAGCATAGGGGCCGCATCACAGATGTCAAAGGGATCATAGCCCAGCTGATATGCCTTATAGCTTGACCAGCGGTACGCCTCGAGCGAGTCAAGCGCACCCTTCACGGGATTGAGATGAATATAGTCGAGCAGCTGCACCGCCTGCGTGTCCGACTCAACCGCGACCCGCGAATAGCGATTGTCAAACAGATGTCCCGTTCTCCCCGTTTTCCCATTGAAATACTTAGCATATGCCGTCAGCGCGCACTGCATTGCCTTTGAAAGGTTGTCAAATGGGTCATCAACCATCAAATGGAAGTGGTTGTCCATAAGGCACCAAGCCAACACCGCCACGTCATGGCGCGCAAACCTGTCCGAGATATCCGATAAGAAACGATAACGGTCGGAGTCATCTTCAAAAATAATCTGTTTGGAGTTGCCGCGGTCAAAGACGTGGTAATAGCCGGTGATCGAAACGGGGCGGGCGCATCGGGGCATAATCTCTCCTTTCAAAGCTGTACAGGCAACACCTAAAAGGAGAGAAGAAACGCAAAATGCTGAGCCTGTAACCTATTTATATCCAATGAGTGGCAACAACAGGCCCAGAACGGCAAAATGACAAATCGATGTCTGTCCCAAATGAGTGAAAGCACTCATGTAAGCCCGTCCCCAATGAGTGGGGCGATGCCCAATAAGCGAGGGGATGCAGCAGGCGGATTGTTTAGTTAAAACGTTTCAGTTTATTGAAGCGTTTTAGTGTGCCTTTTAGAGGAATCTGACCGTTCGCCGAATAATTTCTTGCTATCATGCAAGTCGTAGGGTAAATCTCCGATCGCAAGGAGACACAAATGGTGAAAAAGTCACCGGAAAACACTACTCCCGCAATTGTGGACAACGTAGAGGCGCTTGAGGCTAAGCTCGCTCAGATGCGAGAGGCCCAGGCGCTTTTTGCTACGTACACGCAGGAGCAGGTCGACAAGATCTTCTATGAGGCCGCCATGGCCGCCAACAAGGCTCGTATCCCGTTGGCGAAAATGGCCATCGAGGAGACCGGCCGCGGCGTTCTTGAGGACAAGGTCATCAAGAACCACTACGCCGCAGAGTACATCTACAACGCTTACAAGAACACCAAGACCTGTGGTGTCCTGGAGCGCGACGAGGCTTACGGCATCACCAAGATCGCCGAGCCCATCGGCATCGTGGGCGCCGTCATCCCGACGACCAACCCCACCTCCACCGCAATCTTCAAGACGCTGATCAGCCTGAAGACCCGCAACGCCATCATCATCTCCCCGCACCCGGCTGCCGCCAAGTGCACCATCGCCGCCGCCAAGCTCGTGCTTGACGCCGCCGTCAAGGCTGGTGCCCCCGAGGGCATCATCGGCTGGGTCGATGTCCCCTCCATCGAGCTGACCAACATGGTCATGCGCGACGTCGACATCATCCTCGCCACCGGTGGCCCGGGCATGGTCAAGGCCGCCTACTCCTCGGGCAAGCCCGCCCTGGGCGTTGGCGCCGGTAACACCCCGGTCGTCATCGACGACACCGCCGACGTTCTGCTCGCAGTCAACTCCATCATCCACTCCAAGACCTTCGACAACGGCATGATCTGCGCTTCCGAGCAGTCCGTGACCGTCATCGACACCATCTACGACCAGGTCAAGGCCGAGTTCCAGAAGCGCGGCTGCTACTTCGTCAAGCAGGGTGCCGAGATGGAGGCCCTGCGTGCCGCCATGTTCAAGAACGGCGCCCTCGATCACCGCATCCCCGGCATGGCTGCCGCCAAGATCGCCGAGCTCGCCGGCATCGAGGTTCCCGCCAAGACTAAGATCCTGATCGCCGAGGTCACCTCCACCGACCCCGCCAAGGAGGAGTTCTCCCACGAGAAGCTCTCCCCGGTCCTGGCCATGTACCACGCCAAGGACTTCCAGGAGGCCGTCGACAAGGCCGAGCACCTGGTGCTCGCCGGTGGCCCGGGCCACACCGCCTCTCTGTACGTGCACCCCGCCCAGGCCGAGAAGATCAGCCTGTTCGAGCACGTCATGAAGGCCTGCCGCATCGTCATCAACACCCCGTCCTCGCACGGTGGCATCGGTGACCTGTACAACTTTGGCATGAAGCCGTCTCTGACCCTGGGCTGCGGCTCCTGGGGCGGCAACTCCGTCTCCGAGAACGTTGGGGTGAAGCACTTGATCAACGTTAAGACTGTGGCCGAGCGCCGTGAGAACATGCTGTGGTTCCGCGCTCCCGAGAAGGTCTACTTCAAGAAGGGTTCCACGCCCGTCGCCCTCGACGAGCTGGGCAACGTCATGGGCAAGAAGCGCGCCTTCATCGTTACCGACCAGTTCCTCTTCAAGAATGGCAACACCCGCGCCATCGAGGCCAAGCTCGACGAGATGGGCATCGCCCACGACTGCTTCTACGACGTCGAGCCCGATCCGTCGCTGCAGTGCGCACGTCGCGGCGCCAAGCAGATGGCTCTCTTTGAGCCGGACGTCATCATCGCCGTCGGCGGTGGCTCAGCTATGGACGCCGGCAAGATCATGTGGATGATGTACGAGCACCCCGAGTGCAAGTTTGAGGACATGGCCATGGACTTCATGGACATCCGCAAGCGTATCTTCACCTTCCCCGAGATGGGCAAGAAGGCCTACTTCGTCGCCGTCCCGACCTCCTCGGGTACCGGCTCCGAGTGCACGCCGTTCGCCATCATCACCGACAAGGAGACCGGCATCAAGTGGCCGCTCGCCGACTACGCGCTGCTCCCCAACATGGCTATCGTCGACGCCGACAACTGCATGACCGCCCCGCGCGGCCTGACCGCTGCCTCCGGCATCGACGTCATGACCCACGCCATCGAGTCCTACGTCTCCATCATGGCTTCCGACTACACCAAGGGCCTCTCCGAGCGCGCTGCCAAGCTCGTCTTTGAGAACCTGCCCTCCAGCTTCACGAACGGCGCCAAGGACCCGCACGCCCGCGAGGAGATGCACAACGCCTCCTGCATGGCCGGTATGGCCTTCGCCAACGCCTTCCTGGGCCTCAACCACTCCATGGCTCACAAGCTCGGCGCTTTCCATCACCTGCCCCACGGCATCGCTAACGCCGTCATCCTGACCCGCGTCATGCGCTACAACGCCGCCGAGGCTCCCGTCAAGATGGGTACCTTCTCCCAGTATCCTTACCCCAACGCGCTGCACAACTACGCCGAGATGGCCAAGTACTGCGGTATCGAGGGCAAGGACGACAAGGAGGTCTTCGAGAACTTCATCACGAAGCTCGAGGAGCTCAAGGACTTCATCGGTGTCAAGAAGACCATCGCCGACTACGGTGTTGACGAGCAGTACTTCCTCGACACCCTCGACGAGATGACCGAGCAGGCATTCAACGACCAGTGCACCGGCGCTAACCCGCGCTACCCGCTCATGAGCGAGATCAAGGAGCTCTACCTGGACGCCTACTACGGCCGCGAGCCCCAGGACTACGCCGTCTGCTAGTTTTTTAGCACGGTTTTTTGCGGCGGGGGTGCACGGGTGTTTCACACACCCCCGCCGTCGCTTCTATCGCATCGTTGAAAGGATGCAACCATGCTGCTACCCGATTCCAAGACCGAGCTCGTCCGCCGTGGCAACAAGGTCGTTTACGACCTGGGCGACAAGATCGTCAAGGTCTTTAACGAGACCAAGCCTGTCTCCGACGTGTTCAACGAGGCTTTGAATCTTGCCCGCATCAATGAGTGCGGCATCCGCAGCCCCAAGGCTCTCGAGGTTTCCCAGCTCGAGAACGCCAACGGCTGGGCGCTCGTGACCGAGAAGGTTCCGGGCACCACCCTTGCCGAGAAGATGACTGCCGAGCCCCAGCGCTTCGGTGAGTACCTCGAGATGTTCGTCGACCTCCAGATCGAGATCCACGGCTACACCTCCCCGCTGCTCAACCGTCAGCGCGACAAGTTCGCCCGCATGATCGACAGCCTTGATCAGCTCAATGCCACCACGCGTTACAACCTTCAGGAGCGTCTGGACGGTATGACCAAGGAGTTCAAGGTCTGCCACGGCGACTTCAACCCCTCCAACGTCATCGTCGGCGACGACGGCCAGCTCTATGTGTGCGACTGGGCACACGCTACCCAGGGCTCCCCTGCTGCCGACGTTGCCACCACCTACCTGCTCTTTGCCCTCAACAGCAAGGACCAGGCCGAGGCTTATCTGGAGCTCTACTGCGACCGCGCCGACATGCCCATGCAGGTCGTGCGTCAGTGGACGAGCATCGTCGCCGCCTCCGAGCTCGCTCGTAAGCGCAACGTGAACGATGAGTTCCTGAAGAACTGGATCGACGTCGTCGATTATCAGTAATATCTGAGCGATTTATTTCGCATCGGAGGCACAAAGGAAACCCCGCAGCTCGCATGGGCTGTGGGGTTTCCTTTTAGCGATTGAGTACGCCGACAAGATAAAAGGACGGCCCCGCATCTCCCCTATCTGGAGAAATGCGGGGCCGTCCCGTATATCGAACTACAAGCGAAATCGCCGATTAACGGCGTGCCGCCTTCACAAGCTCGGCGACCTTGGCGACGACCTCGTCGATCGCCACGTCCTCGCGCTCACCCGTAGCACGGTCCTTGAGCTCGACGGTGCCGTTCTTGAGGCCACGCTTACCCAGAACGACCTGATACGGGAAGCCCATAAGGTCGTTGTCGGCAAATTTAAAGCCGGGACGCTCGTCACGGTCATCGACGACGACCTCGATACCCTCGGCGCACAGGCCATCAACGATCTGCTCGCAGACGGTAGCGCACTCCTCCTTCTTGGGGTCGAGCGGAATCACAGCAACCTCGTACGGGGCAACGGAGACCGGCCAGACGATGCCGTGCTCGTCGTTGTGCTGCTCCACGACGGCAGCGAGCGAGCGAGACACGCCAACGCCATAGCAACCCATGATAAGCGGCTTCTCCTTACCGTCCTCGTCCATAAAGGTGGCACCCATGGCCTTGGAGTACTTGGTGCCCAGCTGGAAGACCTGGGAGACCTCGATACCGCGAGCAGCAGACAGCGGCTTGCCGCAGTGCGGGCAGGGATCGCCGGCGACGACGGTAACCAGGTCGGCCCACTCGTCGACGGTAAAGTCGCGCTCGGGGCAGGCGCCGGTAAAGTGATAGTCGACCTCGTTGGCACCGCAGGCCCACTGTTTGGACTCGCGCAGACTCTCGTCGCAGACCAGACGAATGCCCTCGGGCAGGTTAACCGGTCCGATAAAGCCCTTATGCAGCCCGTAGGTCTGGAGCTCCTCGTCGGTCATCATGCGATAGCCCTTGCCAAAGACGTGCTCGGCCTTACAGTCGTTGAGCTCGTGGTCGCCCGGAACAATGGCCACGACCGGCTTGCCCTCGGAGTCAATCAACGCCAGCGACTTGCGCGTGCCGTTCTCGGGGAAGCCGAAGAACTTGGCGACGGCCTCGATGGTGCCCATACCCGGAGTCTCGACCTTGGTGAGCGTGCCGTCGCCGGGACCCTCGGTCACAACGACCTTGGTGCTTGCGGCCTCGTCATCGGCAGCAAAGCCGCAATCGTCGCAGTACACGAGCGAGGCCT is a genomic window of Collinsella aerofaciens containing:
- a CDS encoding aminoglycoside phosphotransferase family protein, with the protein product MLLPDSKTELVRRGNKVVYDLGDKIVKVFNETKPVSDVFNEALNLARINECGIRSPKALEVSQLENANGWALVTEKVPGTTLAEKMTAEPQRFGEYLEMFVDLQIEIHGYTSPLLNRQRDKFARMIDSLDQLNATTRYNLQERLDGMTKEFKVCHGDFNPSNVIVGDDGQLYVCDWAHATQGSPAADVATTYLLFALNSKDQAEAYLELYCDRADMPMQVVRQWTSIVAASELARKRNVNDEFLKNWIDVVDYQ
- the rpmB gene encoding 50S ribosomal protein L28; amino-acid sequence: MSKVCEVCGKHPVAGRSISHSHRVTNRKFRPNIQRVYVVVDGHRRKMNVCSTCLKSGKVARS
- a CDS encoding transposase, encoding MKGEIMPRCARPVSITGYYHVFDRGNSKQIIFEDDSDRYRFLSDISDRFARHDVAVLAWCLMDNHFHLMVDDPFDNLSKAMQCALTAYAKYFNGKTGRTGHLFDNRYSRVAVESDTQAVQLLDYIHLNPVKGALDSLEAYRWSSYKAYQLGYDPFDICDAAPMLDVVGGSRRYCEHLKKVGGRIWSVEVLPRRRIPDEEALSVAREVLPSIDPALLKALPRPERDACLLRLRRAHLTVKQIARITGIGATSVTKATAGWKDAA
- a CDS encoding proline--tRNA ligase, with the protein product MTRAMYMSKLYAPTLKEDPADAELASHRLLLRAGMIRKEAAGLYSYLPLAWRSIRKIENIVRDEMDAAGAQELMMPIMVDAELWRESGRIDAYGKELVRFDDRHGREFVLGPTHEETVTALVRNELRSYKQLPVNLYHIQDKFRDEFRPRFGLMRGREFIMKDAYSFSATQESLQEEYDKMKQAYANICERCYIKALPVVADSGEIGGDTSVEYMALADAGEASLVYCDDCGFAADDEAASTKVVVTEGPGDGTLTKVETPGMGTIEAVAKFFGFPENGTRKSLALIDSEGKPVVAIVPGDHELNDCKAEHVFGKGYRMMTDEELQTYGLHKGFIGPVNLPEGIRLVCDESLRESKQWACGANEVDYHFTGACPERDFTVDEWADLVTVVAGDPCPHCGKPLSAARGIEVSQVFQLGTKYSKAMGATFMDEDGKEKPLIMGCYGVGVSRSLAAVVEQHNDEHGIVWPVSVAPYEVAVIPLDPKKEECATVCEQIVDGLCAEGIEVVVDDRDERPGFKFADNDLMGFPYQVVLGKRGLKNGTVELKDRATGEREDVAIDEVVAKVAELVKAARR
- the adhE gene encoding bifunctional acetaldehyde-CoA/alcohol dehydrogenase gives rise to the protein MVKKSPENTTPAIVDNVEALEAKLAQMREAQALFATYTQEQVDKIFYEAAMAANKARIPLAKMAIEETGRGVLEDKVIKNHYAAEYIYNAYKNTKTCGVLERDEAYGITKIAEPIGIVGAVIPTTNPTSTAIFKTLISLKTRNAIIISPHPAAAKCTIAAAKLVLDAAVKAGAPEGIIGWVDVPSIELTNMVMRDVDIILATGGPGMVKAAYSSGKPALGVGAGNTPVVIDDTADVLLAVNSIIHSKTFDNGMICASEQSVTVIDTIYDQVKAEFQKRGCYFVKQGAEMEALRAAMFKNGALDHRIPGMAAAKIAELAGIEVPAKTKILIAEVTSTDPAKEEFSHEKLSPVLAMYHAKDFQEAVDKAEHLVLAGGPGHTASLYVHPAQAEKISLFEHVMKACRIVINTPSSHGGIGDLYNFGMKPSLTLGCGSWGGNSVSENVGVKHLINVKTVAERRENMLWFRAPEKVYFKKGSTPVALDELGNVMGKKRAFIVTDQFLFKNGNTRAIEAKLDEMGIAHDCFYDVEPDPSLQCARRGAKQMALFEPDVIIAVGGGSAMDAGKIMWMMYEHPECKFEDMAMDFMDIRKRIFTFPEMGKKAYFVAVPTSSGTGSECTPFAIITDKETGIKWPLADYALLPNMAIVDADNCMTAPRGLTAASGIDVMTHAIESYVSIMASDYTKGLSERAAKLVFENLPSSFTNGAKDPHAREEMHNASCMAGMAFANAFLGLNHSMAHKLGAFHHLPHGIANAVILTRVMRYNAAEAPVKMGTFSQYPYPNALHNYAEMAKYCGIEGKDDKEVFENFITKLEELKDFIGVKKTIADYGVDEQYFLDTLDEMTEQAFNDQCTGANPRYPLMSEIKELYLDAYYGREPQDYAVC